Genomic DNA from Lactuca sativa cultivar Salinas chromosome 8, Lsat_Salinas_v11, whole genome shotgun sequence:
AACtaaagttattagacttatccaagtgggagactgttggataaggtgtctaagtccataactatatctgagatgtacttgacccgacccggcatggtccatttgggttgcacttcactatAAAAatttggatagtcttttgagaatagtatagttatgatttgttaatatattataagttataatatattaatatgaaatcatattatataattagtattgatctataattattttggaattaatttagtgatcaaaaggtaactaattaaatatggactcttatatttatatagaatGGGCAAAGCTtgcttggaaagtccatggagctttaacccatggatcttatggaaatgaaaggtcatgggtattagggtttacatggatgtaaccctaatccaccacactatataaagaggtccttggcacatgaaatggaactagtgtgtgagtaaacaagagtgagccaatttctagtgtgattacattctctcaagttttccaaggtgttttggtgatttgtgattccacttaaggcatccacattattggttctaggctcttgaagctccaaggaatcaaccataagaaaaaggtatgttatcccactaagttttatattacaagtaccccatggtATGTTAGCTAGGATGAGAaccttaaaaaaaatcatatttgcatgtataatagagaaaacatagatccaaggtttctagggttgcatgtacactataggagtgttagaatgctcaaaacccatcagatctaTGATAacctacgagctacccatttccatccttcattggtccaatattagtgtgccggttaaccacacacgctcaactaacgaccaacaaggtgcaatgtgcaatctCATGGATTAGCACtaactccacatttttcctaaagtaactaagattttgggaatttataaaggcGTTTAGTAACTTGCATTACATTATACTTATAAcggaaggttgtgtcctatcctacccgttcggctaacgaccctccactagtcaagagtgtagtgggtgagagtggacacccatttaattgtcattttataggcaatttccttaaacaccccttatagaccagcttcgtgaatgaggcctactaacggtaagactgacctctatatagtataagggtgtattttacacttttaaaatattaagtggtttaatctattaatttgattaacttaaaccatataattatggatttattaattatctcttttaattaaacacttaattaatttaataaaaccataacgatgtattttgaacttttcaaagtactagggtcttagaattcaatatttcaaacttaataccttttaattaaattttaaattccaaaactaaacaaattttgaaacctttcaaaatattaaggtttaactatttaaatttcaaaaactaaaacttttaagttcaaatttaaactataagacctaaagggtgtaaattgacacttttcaaacttactaggtcaaatatttgactcataataatcctatattatccatatttatccaaatccattaattttaataaggataatcattccaaacataaaaaaatcgattttagtcaataaaaacaagttttggtaattatccttaacaaAATCTGCTAAAAGAATCGAAAAACCCGGCAACAAcaccctagactcgccgagtccaatgatggacttgccgagttcatgcaactcgttgagtcagcGTCGTAGATAGCAAAAATTCGACTTTTTGATCCTTTGGCagttcacttttgcatctatttaactagaaaaacgacctaggctctgataccactgatgggttactagtgtaacatcattcctatggtgtacatgcaaccctaattgctttgatctagggttttctaaatTGAACATACAACATTAAAAACCAAACCAATAAACCCTATGAACTAGCATATAATTCTAAATtgacatatgattagggttagaaacATTACCTTAATTGTTACACAGgaataacaatcacaatccttcttgatcttgacttctgaaagcctagtgcctcatatgttgcacctctaatggagtcacaaacaccaccagCAACAAGGAAAAACAAAGGAGAGAGGAGAGGCTTAAAATCGGCTATggaatccttctagggtttctagtggccgattttggcatgaccaagggttccttatatatctcagcaattagggtttcaatcaaaaccctaatccaattgcttagtccttaagcagcccaaaggatccttccagaaggccccttTGACGATATCTATATGGACTCCCATATATAATTCATCCATTGCTTCCTTATGATCCTAAGCCAAACTTtataactgtgacatccccaatttcacggccagaaaagaccgatttgtttatgctttgttttcaaaatcagagtgatcgtttaaagaaaacggttgcggaatttgttcccaaaataaaatatgataaccattttatcaaaacatttctcgaaaagaatgtattttcattaaataataaaacctcgggatgtcatgttcgttacagaccaaaagcataaacaacataaaatagacattacaatagttattcaactactgatctataatccaaaatctctcgtcaagtccgccgacttatactcttgtgtcattacctgtaatgaaaagaaaactgagtgggtcaggcttgggagcctggtgagcatatagggttttcaacccacaataatacatttgttatattcaattatcaaacaatcaacccaaatacccatccccattatcttcttaaggtttcaccctaagaaccaactatccttcattcacttattcctaaggaatcggcacgaaatccattgctgccaaagtttatctaacgagtactaaatccatagttatcagacgctaactccatagtcgtcggggtttactcaagcgatgctaactccatagtcaccaaggttcacgtaacaagcgctaactccatagtcgccaaggtttacttaacaagcactaactccatagtcgccaagggtcatcaaataggcacgaagtcacatcgttgccaaggtttatgcaataggcgctaactccataatcaccaaggtttatacaaaaggcgctaactccatagtcaccaaggtttatctaataataggcgctaactccatagtcaccaaggtttatctaacagcaggcgctaactccatagtcacctaggtttatctaacagcaggcgctaactccatagtcaccaaggtttatctaacagcaggcgctaactccatagtcaccaactatcccatctacccttgttctacccaacaattttgtagatataaatacttacacagtttaaatcatttaacacctgtataaaactccaatttccatgtccatctcaaatagacaaataacatataaacacatagcacgtatttcataacaaatacttcatattgatgtgttagaagaaagcaactacacacccacacatataaacaacaatatacttaatacactcaaaccatacttgtattattatcgtgtttatgaaaggtagtatacactcacttgatcagaagatgatcggacagcactacgacttgcagaagtagtaatccaccgcagatctggaagatctccacaaaaatcgaacttctcgcgggcagaacttcggctcgggaaccgcacttctcgggatcttcgggatctcgggacttgcctcggggctagagaataataccggggcttcgggatatttctggcacgcaaaacgatgcaaaacgggagagagaagagaagaaattggcaattgggtcggctgccctcgcatcctatttataggaggctggagcctcggagtacgcggggcgtacgccagtacgcggggcgtactggtccgaaaaacgtcactgcgtgcatcatccgaagccacttgctgcgaatgtcgacacttcggagtacgcggggcgtactcgagtacgcggcgtgtacctcggatcagaccggtgactccttcggataatgcttccgaatttccttttaaatttaaatacaaattgattaataaacttcggaaattcatatcttcttcatacgaactccgttttcgacgttctttatatccacgcgaaggtgagactacgatctacaactttcgtttagactctgtcagctaattttgacttttatttttattatttatttttaataggccgcgacagaaaacttcgttataaattcataacttcttcgtttgacgtccgttctcgcctaactttttatcgcttcgataccaacaacgagatcttcgattctcatttagattgctaaggctaaatatcgctctaacgtaaattcactttttacgtcgcgctgtgccgtgccggttctgtcgcgaaacttcgacaggtcataacttcttcgttataactcggattttggcgttctttatatgcacggaaaccttgtaacatatactacaacttagttaggattattcaccctaaataatcttctatcaaaaagtcatttttgactcttattgtctctaaattgactagccctgatctacaggcgttacaataactatcttataattactgTATCAGTCCCCttgatttaattaatctcttttgaccacaaaactaattctaaattaattcttaataaacattaattaaaccatatgatttctcttttaatatattattcacataatatattaataaatcacaattaatcctctttctccataatttatCTTATCAGTTGctaaggtgaaggcaacccaaaaggaccatgctcataatcgagtCAAGTGCATATCAAAATAGTTATaggttagacacctaatccaacaatatcatGACCTCAGGCTAGATCTATATCACATAACcatcaagtttgaaactttatacctccaaaagatggatcaaggtgaacaaggcatggatctacaagctctaagacaaccaacacttctccaatgagtTTTTCTTCttccaaatgcaccaaaatcactcaaagGCTCAATAATCTTTCAAATAAGGCTAGAGTTTTAAGGAAACAACTTAAAAGGATGGAAGCTGAAGGTAAGGTAGGTTGGAAAtgatttaaggcctttaaatagggtctaagacccaaaattagggtttgattcTGGTTCACGTAAGCCCAGCGTACCAGGTTGTCCTCTGTGATCAATCTTGcccagtatgcccaacgtacgcccTGTATATTCAACATACTCCGcttaacccaaaattttcataacTCCTGACAGTCACAACTTCCGCGTCCCTAATTCgttttcagcattctttatatggtCGAAAAGGTAATGAAAAACCCTATAATATCATCTCATCTCCTTCAACTTAAAATCATCCGAACAAAAATCATGAATCTAATAAAAGGTCTGAACCATCACTTTTACCATTATACCATTGGGctccaaagcacaaaccgaactcttggatcacataatctacattacccacgTCCAAATAGGTCTAAACCTCTCTTTACTCAAAGCCCGAAGCCTTATGATAATTGATCTTCAGATCACGGCCCCAAGTTAAGAAACGATTCGAAACAGTGTGTTACTGATGGGGATTATGCAAAACATgtaatcatatgtgtgcatgcaaccctaaataattttgatatatgttttctctaattgaacatacaactttaacaacaaaatagaaaaacctagaactataatatataatcaaaatacacAATTAGGGATAGAAGattcataccttgattgttatattgtaataaaaaTCCAAATCCTTGAGTTGTTGAAGTCTTGAGAGAAAGcatcacaaatgtcacacctttAACGGTTCACACCCCACACTAGCAAGGAAGAATGATTGAGAAGGAGGAGAAGACTTCAAAATTTCGGCTGTAACTCTTCTAAAAAAATGGTTGAAATTCATAGGGTTTAAGCCCTATATATAGTGCaattaggaaaccctagataagccaaaatccaactattgaataattacagtTCAGTTCCTGCActattaattaattcttttaatcctaaaattaattccaattaattcttgattaaatattaattaaatattactatttatagttaatatattattttcataacatattaacatattatgtatttcaatttattaattaaattaataaactaatctCCTTCTCCAAAATCATCTTGTCCAGTTgctagtcttgagggcaacctaaaaggattgtgctactatcaatttaagtatatacGAATTATAGTGAAAGACCCACACTTTCATATTTCTGAAagtcccaaactttcatacttgacaattgttactccaaaacatgctacatgcatattcataaaaacaatattttacattgataaagtgattacaaactactggatacaaaccgactattacaaagtgttatatattacataacttcccaggaaactataatttatacatacataagtacaaaatacaatagtttcataACTATTCTAAACATTCAAACACTATACAACTATACTGGttacttatctcctgcaatttgttaaacattgagaggggtaagcggtgacgcttagtgagttcaataatagatacaatataaagttgtgccatatatatacttcaatatggcagaagcaaagaggagcaaggaacaacaaaggcatatgtgaatcatgtgacaaactttccatatcaatcaatgatttgattcaaatatATACAATTAATGAGACATAacgatttccatacttgatatacatcaataaagctttggcccaaatggcacataAGACATACAACTTATGATTaatattttggtagatttcaggcttatagccctgtctaaccttctgccaatgccatagaatagaagtcattctcttatggagacatgctctacatggccagaggctacataccagtaccaatgtgaatctaagtcctttcactgatcacatggtcaaaagTATTACTTTGCTattaaaatagcgaataaaaataacacgggaaaataacactgaaaagcacatagcacatataacacataacatacaattgttcctatatattgaactcaccatgaaataaccgggggttaaaatagtaatttgtgcaGCACTTCGCCATAATATATAGCTTTCTTTGTTGAAAATCGGGAGCTTTATTGAAATCAGGGCTTTGCGAAAGTTGAGCTtcaaaccaaaaagataaatttctcgggcTCTTCAGGCACTTCGGAAAGTATTTCGGTTGTTAAAATTGacatcggggcttcgggggaagtggaagtAGTTAAAATATGAGTTTAAGGGTGAAAAGTGACAATTTTCCAACATTTACccaggaggtctcgcacccttatATAGGTGCAAGCCTCGGACCCGAAGCAAGAGGAAAGGAAACACGTGTCGCAGCAGCGGGGCTCGGAGGCGAAGGAAGGCAGGTGGCGGCTTCTAATTGGACTGAGGCCTCGGGTGCGAGGGGGCATGCGTCGGACGCCAATTGGACCATGCTTCGGATGGCTCTCCGGATCAGACACGCGTCTGCTGACTCACCGAGATCGGACACGGGGCGGTTGACGTGTGCGAGATCCGGCCTTATCCATGCGAGATTCCTCGGAAATTGAGCcctaaacttctaaaatccataactttctcatacgagctccgattttgacgttctttatatgcaagcGTAGGCAAGAATacattctacaacttttgtttagactttgtcagctaactttgactttattttttaaattattatttttaacaaaccgggacaggaaaatccgttaaaaattcataacttctttatccgacgtccgttttcgtctgtctttttaccgttgtactactattgacgagaccttcgattctcgtttaggttgtgtcggctaaatatcgtTTGATCttcatttcgagtttttagctgtctaatgTTATTCtgaaacttaaaaaaatcataacttcctcatacgaagtcagatttggacgttctttttatgaaaattctcagCTTAACAaataatacaactttcatttagatcaccaaggctaaaaagtggtttatcaaaaactcactttttacgtcattcggtgtCGCGccagttttgtcgcggatcttcgattggtcataacttcttctttataactcggatttcgatgaggttttcgcctaaatgtttctaatgagattctttacaactttcaataataaaattctacttatttcaaattttatattttcgttaaatttcaatatttgccttttgattggaatctcataagacatccaatattttccgagtgattctaaacatagttttacttcatttttagtaaactatctgttagaactcaatactcaatatcacataatatttcataatattatttacttttaaCATTTACAAAATACGATTTTAAAACGTGTATGTCAcatatagttataggcttagacacctaatccaacatttacATCTATGCCACATAAAAAGCCTTAATGATCCATAAAATTGCTAACGTTATGGATTGCTTGCATGCTATACAACCCAACCATAAAGAAAAGTGaataaaacttagatctaacatgctTTAAAGAGAAAGGCAATAACTTtaggacttacaaaggtccagaagcaATGCAAGGTGGCGAGGAGGGGACTTGCTTGCCAAGATAATACACCAAAGGAGACTTCTTCTTCAAAAATGAGATAAAAACCACCTAAAAGAGCTCTTCATGGTCATAAAGGAAACTAACTTCGATTCGGGCAGGAGGAAGGTGGTGGATGTTGAGGGTATGCAAACCCTATCCCTTCACATtccttaaataaggtgcaaaacaCAGAATTATGGTAAACCTGTCCTATTCgatcacataatctacattacccacatccaaatgggtctaaacctctTTATCCTCAAAGCCCGAAGCCTTATGATAATTGATCTTAAGGTCACAGCCCCGAGTTAAGAAACGACTCGAAACAGGGTTTTACATCTATGCTACATAAAAGGTCgtaatgatccataaagttgttaactttatgGATCCCATGCATGCTACACAACCCAACCATGAAGAAAAGTgaataaaacctagatctagcatgcttCAAAGAGAAAGGAAAGAGCTTTAggacttacaaaggtctagaagcAATGCAAGGTGGAGAGGAAGGGACATGCTTGCCAAGATAATACACTAAAGGAGCCTTcttcttaaaaaaaaataagcTAAAAACCACCTAAAAGAGCTATTCAAGGTCACAAAGGAAGCTAACTTCGATGTGGACAAGAggaaggtgatggaggctgagggtatGCAAACCCTATCCCTTCacattccttaaatagggtgcaaaacacGGAATTAGGGTAAACCTGTCCTCATGTCGTGACCCTCAAGGATGGACACACGTTTTTGCATCGATGGTCACATATTGAGGCTTCCTTCATGTTGTGAGCATTTAGTAATTTGGGTTTTACATCTTTAAATTGATCAAACACATAAAAAGATTGAATACATGGATTaggtgttacaatatatatatatataggaatagaaaatacaaaaaattatGAAAATCGAGTTGAACTGGCGGTCGAACCGAGAACCGGCCCTTAGATTGGTTCAACTAAAAAAttgctttttaaaacattggcgATTAGATCTCAAAAGCCATGTATTGAGTTTAGGGGTGTAAGTGAGTCAAGCTACTCGCGAactactcgggatcgactcgttaaaagctcgactcgagatagaattaaacgagcccgagccgagcttgaaCCCAAATAtaaggctcgtttattaaacgagctcgagctgagCTTCAGCTagtaggctcgcgagcctaaacgagcctatatatatatatatatatatatatatatatatatatatatatatatatatatatatatatatatatatatatatgtgtgtgtgtgtgtgtgtgtgtgtataggctcgtttaggctcgcgagctcaCTAAATTActaacgagccgagctcgagcttcattttaaggctcgaatcgagctcgagctcgagcttggttAGGCTTGGGCTCGGCTcgactcgtttacacccctaattGAGTCTCTTCTCCACAAAAGATGAGTCATTCTTTTATGTGGCTTCATGTTGCCCCTCCTTTCGACTTCAACGACGCGTCAAAGCTTTTGGATTCCTAAAGCGCTTATAGAGCCTCCCAAACTTGAGTCGGTCAGATTTACACTTCAAATGAAAGTCCGCCAGAAAAGCAACTTCATTTCCATCACGAGATGGATTATGTAAATTCTTTGATTCTATACATATCCATCAAACTTCTTTCTTAATTTCTTTTCTTCAGTTTGACTATCAGATTAGTAGTACCAGTAGATTAAAGTCACTAATTAAAGAACCCTATGGTAACTTGTATGTTAAAACACACATATACATGAATGATTTATCATAAGCTTTACTCCAATTCcactttgttttaaaattttgaaaccaTATATGATGGTTCTTTAATTCGCCTGGATCTTGATTGAATCTTGATCTGAATGTATCAAATTCAAGACTTCCCTTCCAAGTTATTTTTTATTGGTGAAGAACAAGAAGCGGGGGAGAAACTCTAATTATTTTGAGTCAAAGAATATACGAAAAAGATAAAAGAGAAGCATGCAAAGTCATTGCTAAATTGGAGAATCATGGATTGATGTATACAAAACTAATTTTAAGGTTATTTCAATCCTCTACATAGTGACAAAGCTAGGGAACAAATTTGAATGGATGGGGAATATTATTGAACATAGTGATGACATAAATGGTTGGTTGGTTTTCTGGTTTGATTTACCCCATATAGACgtcacataaacacacacacaaacacatacacaaccaCACACTCAATCTCACCTTATGGCCATGTCATCTTTCTTTTACTCGTTGATAAATTGGAGAAGCATTGATTGATGTATACAAAACTAATTTTAAGGTTATTTCGATCCACTACAAAGTGACGAAGCTAGGGAACAAAGTTGAATAGAGGgggaatattattattattattattatataaaaatgaTTTAATATACAATGAGTTCCAAATtatgtaaatttatttaaaagaaaaaagaaagaagaaagataaccaaataaaaaaaagtttgtcAAGGCTTCAAAATTGACCACGTGAAATCAAAAGCATCTAACCACTAACATTAAGGTTTTGTTTGACCAACGGTTTATAAGCTAGTGTTTAGCTTATAAATCAGGTTATCAATAAGTTACTTTAAACCACGTTAAATTATTTTTATGGTTTTACCAAATGTTAAATTACAATAAACTAGCTTATAAACTAATTGATTTTGCGAAATAGGGCTTAAATAagtgttaaaaaaataatttcataaataAACCAAGGTTTTGTTTGGCAAACTAacttataaactagtttttagcTTATAATCTAgcttattaataagttatttcaAACTACAAGCTGCTTTTATGGTTTTACCGAACGTTAAACTATAATCAGCTAGCTTATTTTTGCCAACCATGTCTAAATTAATATTTGCAATAGAAAGTGTTCATGCAAATATTTGAACATGAGTTGTTTGTAAATCATGGGTGATGCTTAGCCAATGAAGCTAAAAATAGTTTTGGATTATTTTTAAGCAACATAACATATACAATGTATATCAACTTTAACATACGAAAAGTTAGGGCCCAAAATATTTAAGCAACCCTAGGTCATCGCCCAACTTGGGTCATTCCTTGGGTCGAGTCAGGTAGgatttaaaggaagaagaagaaagaaaacatgCATTGCTTCGCATTGCACTGCCCAATGGAAGCCACGTCGTGGAGATCGTACTACCATCGAGATGTGTGCATAATGTGGAGATGTTGCCATGCCACCACCACGCTACTGTCAATAGCCTTATAATTTAACTCGTACTTCAAGTTGTGCCCCTTTGTGAACGAGGGGATCTAAAGGCCAACCAGGTTGATTTTAAAGAGTTTGAGACTAAgatagtgtttgttttttgttagAAACTCTTCTtgagatttttttttctaaagttGGGAGACCTTTTTACTGAAGACTTTAATTTTCTAGAAAACTAAAGATCTAAAAAAGGCTACACGTCATCTTCTTGCATAAGTCATGAAAAAAAAACTCTTCTAAATCTCACAGACCTTCTAATCCTAGAAAAATCAACCCTATTTTTTTACAGTTTCTTCTTCAACGATTTTCTTCCATATCCACCACCACCAACTTCGTCGCCACGCCCCCTCCGCATCACCATAGCCACCTCCGCCACATCCACCATCTTTGTTGCCGCCACCACCACTACATCCTCTAACTTTGTTGCCACCACCATCACCGTTGTCACTACAATCACCACCACAACCACCGCCGCTGCTGACATCTATGCCACCGCCAGCGAGGATGCCGTCACCATCTCTACCACCTTCATCGTTGCTGCCACTACCGTCTCTACCACCGCCTCTACTTTCTCCACCATCGCTACCTCCATTGCTATTGTCTTTAACTATCATCTATAAATCAATAGGGTTAATGTGTGTATGTACAATTGTATATATGTGTTTATTTTATCATCTATGATCAATATGGTTTAATATCATTTATTCAGTTTGTAGATTTTAAAAAACAATCaatctttttttttacatgtaaacGTTTAATTCACAAATTCTTATGTAGATATGATTTTGTAGACTACAAAAGTTTACCTCTTAAAAACTAAAAACACCTAAGAGTTGAGACTAGCCAATTAGCCATATGTCATCTTTCTCAGGTGCACGAAGTCGACCACAGATGGTCACAATTCGACGAAGGTATCACCGGTAACATTGGAAAAGGATTCTTACCACCAAAGTTGAGGGTTGAGTATGAGCTTGGAGCCGCGGCTCCCACTctctttcttttctctcttctctactttaatggatttttaatttttaaatacaaattaaaatatatttttttttaatttctaaataCAAATTAAA
This window encodes:
- the LOC111913736 gene encoding glycine-rich cell wall structural protein 1.0-like; this encodes MIVKDNSNGGSDGGESRGGGRDGSGSNDEGGRDGDGILAGGGIDVSSGGGCGGDCSDNGDGGGNKVRGCSGGGGNKDGGCGGGGYGDAEGAWRRSWWWWIWKKIVEEETVKK